The stretch of DNA TTGTATAGTAGTTGTATCagaaattatttccaatttgaCTTCTTTTAGCATCATTAGTCTCATCTCAAAACGCTCAACAATCCCTTGCGCCAtttcctggacatccaagtcttaGGGTATTCCCTGTCGTCGATTCAATAATTTGCTAATTCATTTCTCGAAACTGACCTTAGGACCAGCCGGACCGCTCACTagccaaattaccaaaatgcccttccCTAGGGCATCATCATTTCATTTCCCGCCTCTTTCTCAAAGGGCACTCTtggaattttatcttattttataacACCGGTAACATAGGGTGTTACACTTAGCCAGTGACTGGGTAAAAGGGCCAACCCTCAAGGCATTCTGAAAAGCCACCATAGCAATACTTTGATCAAGattctcaatgctcaatgcctccATATTAAATCTGGCCACAAAATCTGTTAATGACTCCCCTTGGTTCTGCTTGAGATTCATAAGGGTCATGGTTGACCTTTGGTGCCTTAGGAGGGGAGCGAAATGAACCAAGAACTTGTTCCGAAGCTGTCCAAAGTTAGCAATCGACTGATGTGCCAGACTTGAATACCAGGCCTGTGCATGTCCTTCCAAAGTGGCAGGgaagactctacaccacataGCATCAGGTGCCGCCTGGACCATCATGTGAGAGGTGAAGAGATTTAAGTGGTTAGTAAGGTCAGTTGTGCCTCCATATGGTTTAATGGCTGGGATTCGAAAGCGCTCGAATTGAATAATTGCCATGATCTCCCGACTTAATGGCTGATTGGAAATAATGTCATGTGGCTCTTCCTCCCTCCGTCTCAACTCTGCAACCTCCCTCTCTAAATGCCGCAAACACATTTCTCGATGAGCCCCTCCGGCCCAGGCATAATCTAGACTAGAGGACTCCTCCTCCTCTGAGCTCGGCCTCCCATACTCACCACGCCTGGAGGGTCCGCTTCGTCTCTCGTCTTGATGGGACTCCTTCCCAACGCGAGGGGGATCTGCCACCTTGGAATTCTCTATGACTAGAGTGGCGGTCCCCCTGGTGCCGACTGTCGTGGTTGGAGTGCTCCTTTTGTCTCATCTCTAGAGGCTGTTATTGGGTCAAAAAAATGTTTAGCAATTCCGTCAAGCATTGGACCTGTCAATCTAACTGGCCGACACGATCTTGTGATGGCAAGGGATTCGGGGGATGACCCCCTACGGGGCCACTTTCCGATGGTTGGTGTTGACTCTAATCTGGGACAGATTGGGTATTAGCAGCTCGCGGTGGATTTCTTCTTGTCGCCATAACGAGGGGGAACTTGAGCTCGTCCAAGGTACTCGATGAACAAGAGTAGATAGAGCAATCGGTTCAATGGTGGGGGCCAAATAATGATACTGGACCAATCACCGAGATCtgcctcgaaccaagtacctgcaagggcGGGGCTTTAATCTCCTAGgaggactccgacgctcaagtcagtagaagaagaTACCCAAAATGGAAAGTCACTCAATAGTCAGATGCTCATACCTATAGAAGTTAACCTCCATTTATAGATGACGTAAAGCTCCATccaaagagataagataacctcTGAAAGAGGACGTTGGAGAAAATCTTGGTTGACCGGGTCTCTCTCATTCAAATCAAATATGGGATGGAGATCTGAAGGACACGTGGTGATTTCCTGAGATAGACACATGGCAGCACCAGACTGGTAGTCTCCGAGGGTAGTAGAGTAAATTTGCCTTTAGTGAAATATCTCCTCACCAGCCGAGAACGGACAGAACGAGCCCAAAACACCCCAAAACAGCCTCATCttgcttcctaacccacaaatgccATTCCATGAAGAaaaaatggggtgaacaaaccccaatgaaaccattttcaagacttCAACAACATCTTAAATCGAAAACCCACAAGATTAAGATAATAGGAAAATAACTCATATCTCAAGAAAATGGATAAACGAATACTTTTATAGACAAGACTACAATAACATTAACATTAGAACCTttggaaatgaaataaaaagaaCAAGGAGAGGTAACTTGCACAATCAATAACAAAAGTGTGCAAGGATAACTTGCcttaagaagaaaattgaagaagacgaagaagctCGCCCGGATGTCAAACAATCCATCTTCTTGCACCTCCAAATATAGtagaaaaatgggaaagaagaataaatgaagaagagaaacaaagaagaagaagaagaaggttggAGGCTTGacggaaaagagaaaaatggggagagagaaaagaatagaAGAGATGAGGGGGTGGTCTTCCAACTACCCCCCATAATGACCATTATGCCCTTCACAtaacacacacaacacaaaaatATCCAAGTCCCATtttgacattttgcattttcctttttctttctcattttctttattcaacacCATTATGAAATTGCCCAATTACCCtcacctttttcaataaagcaaggatcatttggtcactttgcatttacattttttttctttttttctttatccaCATCACATAATACACACCCAATTACATAAATATCTCATTtaccatttaattaaatcatttcattCTTTACACatggcctaagcccaaatcaaaGCCCAATTCACAATAGGCCCAACTCATTTCATCTTTCATTTAATTAGAGCACACATACAAAAGCacatgggcttaggcccaatTGGCTACCCAATTCCTCTTTAGGCCCAACAACTTGGCTTTTCAACTATTCATTACATGGGCCTTTTAAACCCTTGGTCCAAACCCAATTCTCATGAAATCAAaacatcatacacacacatacatttgtatatatatatatatatatatattcataacaTTTTCAACCATTCGCTTCTTATCaatacacaaaattattttcaacatttaatGAGTAAAGACAAAAACTCTAATGCCCGAAATAAGAATACCAATAATGCCTTGACCCACCAATGGATCGTTGCACTATAAGTTTTAGTTTACAAAATGACATACTAGGgaaatatatatcattttgaAATTAGTTGATGACTAAAAaagaataacataattttaaattataaaaatgttatattaGGATAATCATACGGATGTAAGAtcactcaattaattaaaatgctatactaaaagaataaaatatttgctactttaaaattaatttatgactgattgaatatatatgttatacTAGTATATAATATGATATGATTAATTGAGAAACTACATAAAATGAAGCTTAATGatttacataattaaataaCTGGCTCAAATTCATGTTCTTGTTGTACGTCATTTGTCTTTTGGCTCTTtaattcactacaagaaatatATTGTACGTCATTGTTGTACATATATTGTTAATCTTAATTGAAAATGTTATTACAAACTCATAGTGTATTCATATagcttaaaaatataaacacgTGTACATGAAGTGCTACTAAACTAGaacagaagaaaaagaactaaTAATTTAGGTtttgaagtaaataattaattaattatgccaAAACACAATTGTTTTAAGCAAAATGACAAATATTAAATACATGTTAAATAAATACTCATGGCATTAACCACTAAATGTATGTTAAAAGTAGTTTTAGGTTTAAATCTTGtataatgataaattattaattttatatgtataaaataatgataatattttaaataattaatttatttataaagttttataattaaaatatagtgtttgtttacattttgtacacatctaataaatattaccaataGTTAATTAtcatacatttaatatatttttatttttattttatgcacaaaatattttaattatatttagaatttacACAAATAAGTTTCGGAATTAAAATAGCTATACTATTTGAAAAGTCATCAAATAAATACTTTATAATAGTCAATTTAGTCAATATACTTTATAATTaaggttgttaaaattgaatataatcattaaaaatgAAATCATGTTCATAAAGCCCTGATCTAAATAAAAGACcatgtaatatataatacaatattattaaaGGATATTAGTATGTGGAGTTTAATGTTTTTGGGTGGGGGAGCTCAAAAtgacaataaattaatatcttaTGTAATActataaaatattacataatataattatattttaaaataaatattaatttgatgcaatacagtaaagtattttattatcatatcttagattataatcataaattatttaataactgttataatttaaattacttTATCAGTTATCAtagttataaattattttagttttatgaacatatattaattattaatattattttcataaattacttttttttatttaacaactaATTCAAtgttttagcaaaaaaaaaaaatcagatggAAAATTTGGTCGCAAATTCAGTCGGTAAAATTTCAGATAGAAAATTTGCTCGAAAATTCGATCAGTAAAATTTCAAACGAAAAATTCGATCAGTAAAATTTCAGACGAAAAATTTGGTTGATaaaattttagatgaaaaattcaATCACAAATTCGGTCGATAATTACCGACCAACATATTTCAGTGACAAAGTCAGTTGGAAATCCACCAAGCAAAAATTTGATTACAAATTTTGTGGTCAAAATTGGTCGCAAAATTAgtaatgaaaatttttgttaCCATATCGGTTGGAAAAAAATTCGGTCACAATTTTTGTGGTCAAAATCGGTCACAAAATTAGCCATAGAAATTTCGATCACTAAATCggtcaaaaaataatttggttgtaaaatttaaaatttggtcAGTAATTTGTCGCTAATTACTGACCGAATTTGTCTGTCGCAAAAAATAAGTAGGAAAACAGCATTTTTCTGGTAGTGGAGACTCGTGGTTTATGTGAAGCTTCAACTCTAGAAACGCTGTCGTTTTGTGTAAAGGGCGGAGGGTCTTTTGGCATCCACTCTGAAGCTCCAAAATGTTGTCGTTTTGGAGCCTAGAGATTGGAGGGGCCATTATGGCAACCCCCTTTGCCATTTTGTCCTTTGGCACGTTTCTGATCcgtttgttatattttgtctCTTAGCTTGTTGTTGCCTTGGCCGTTGATTGTCTTCTCCAAATTTCATCCTGGCTGCTGCTTTGACGTCTGCCTTATCTATCTATTGCCATCATCATTCTTGAGATCCGTGCACAGAGAGGTGATATATTTTGGGGGTCTACTTTATTTTCGTAATTTTCCTTTTAGGCTATTTGTATATGTTCTTCCTGTGTTGTGGGTAGGGATGATAATTGTAATCGAAATTGTGGGGAATCGAACCAAAATCGAATCgatcaacgcggttaaaaattgtttgtgatgatggtttttgggaccgaccaccacgtgccacctctgcgactggacctcgggaatggaacctcggacttggggatgtcggaccttgggtgtaggacctgcaagacaatggagggccggggcttggatcccccggggtggactccgacgctcaaatcagtagagtaaagcAAGTAGTAGTGagtgagagagctgtagagcttgtaTATACCtgacgagagtccttgtcttttataggcgaaaccGTTTTGGGGTAtccgagatgagcgggcacgacccccgagaatcccggtcaagttggaacgggtcttgcggttcggcccggatttcccgggctccgctccggagtgttgacttgccacgtgtcggtctctcaggtgatccgcgtggcaggtgagactatcagtgcgtaggggtattctagtaatttcagttgatgCCACATcagtttgactgggtaatggtttggtttggagaAAAACCGAACActatttcaatgggtatggttttcactaaaaccaaactaAAACCCAAACTGAAACTGAACCAAATGGTGGGcaaccgaaccgaaccgcatatatataatatattatatacaacccagCCCACTTGAGCCTAGCCCACCCGAGCCCAATTgtcttgcttgcaaacccttctccccttcccttctccttcctctcttgacctcgctctcgctctctctcacccttgcTGCCTCTCGCTCGTCCGCGTGCCATCGCCCTTACTCTCtacatctctcttgctctcgctcgccctcgttggatctctcttgctctggCTAGGGCTTGGCCCCtactctcgctcgccctcaatctctctcaccctcactgcctcctttctcttgctctccaTGTGAGCTCGCCAGTCGCCCCgactctctgcatctctcttgctctcgctcgccctcgttggatctctcttgctctcgctagggctcggcccttgctctcgctcgccctcgatctctctcaccatcTCTACCTtttttctcttgctcctccgcgTGAGATTGCCAGTCGCCCTCGCTTtttgcatctctcttgctctcactcgctggatctctctttctctcactaaggcttggcccctcttgctctcgctcaccctcgatctctctcacccttgtTGCCTCTTGCtttctgcctcatctctcttcatattaatttattttttatatttataattttgttagatggagttagcttattcatttcagatggatatacatcaatttacgaagaataaattaatgttgttaatgaaggtattaactttcgtaactaattttttttagcttaaattataatttaattatgcaaatattaatttattaattttaataattgtaggtttggagatgtgattttatatccaagaaattttgtaactttattcaagaataaggtaactttattagaatttatctatgtttgttgtgaaattatcaaaaaaatttacgAATGCTATTtctctttgtttgttggtatggattaaactaaaaaaatcatagttAAACTGAAACCGAATCGAAactgaatggtttggttatgattttaaatttttaaaaccaaatgggtaatggtttggttttgattttagtaatttaagtttggtttggttatgattttggcaaaaatcgaaaccaaaccgaaccattgccaaccctagttGTGGGTCTCATCCTTTTATATGGTCATGGGGCGATTTTGTTAAAGGGACTGTGAGTGTACAGTGAGCGTGTGAGTTTCTATATGAAGAGTGTAATATGATTTCCTAGTGGAGTAAGTTCTGCTTGGAGCTCAACGAGGATGTAATCTTTTTCGCGAGTGCCTATTTTACTTTACTCTGTTGCATATTCATGCTTATTGTGTATCTGTGTTGGATTGGTGCTCTCTggttcttttttgtttcaagaGGGATTTGTGTGTTAGAGGTGGTCGAGTCTCTGCTCGACCCAACAATAGcgtttaattaaaaattatgatacatataaaaataagtcGAAAAGCCCGTGGAAGACTTGATGAGTAGAAATTAAGTACCTAAAGTTGTGTTCattatatacaaataacatGAACTACACATAACAGTATATTTTGCTGCGTGACTGCGTCTTGCACTCATCAGCATCAACCACTTAATGGGCACTTCACAAGCAACTTTTTCTTCCACCACCAAttatggaatatatatatatatatatatatgaagacgTCGTTTATATCTCTTCTTAGTTTCAAAGAAGAAGACGTCGTTTCAAAGAAGAAGACGtcgtttatataaatatatatatatatatatatgcctaagGCCCCACCGAAGAATAAGGCcccatattttatataaaattatttagcacaAGTTTATCTTCTCTCAAGATCATTCTCTGATCAAATCTCCTGTTCTGCTCAGTTcattccaaaaagaaaagaaaaagcaaagtcTCCTGTTGTTCTGTGCTATAACTTAGTTTCATCGATCACAAATGGGCGCTTCATCATCGTCAACTTGTTCATCTTTCACGGCCACCGCCAAGAGAGCAAAGTATGATCTCTTTGTTAGTTTCAGAGGTGAAGATATCGGAGACAATTTTAGAAGTCATTTTTGTAACGCTTTGTCTCCTGAAAACGTTTACTTCTTCGTTGATGACAAACTTAAGAGAGGTGATGAAATCTGGCCAGTGCTTTCAACAGCAATTGAAGAATCAAGGATTTCAGTAGTCATTTTTTCCAAGGACCATGCTTCATCGAAATGGTGCTTGATTGAACTtgtaaaaattcttgaatgtaAGAAGACAAATAAGCAAATTGTTATACCTGTCTTCTATCAAGTAGATCCATCTGATGTACTGTTGTAaaacaattaatatttcaaaagatttcttaaattttttttacatttctaGGGTTTGCTTGTGGCAATTGAATTCAATTTGCTCCAGAAAAGTCTTTTAATCTCCAGCCTCTCTCTTCTTCAAGATTCTTCCATTACCTTCTTCCACCTTAGTAAATGGTCAAATTTTACAGCTTGTCTTGAGCCTTCCACAATGATCCGCTAGCTGTAAAATTGAGATTACTTGTTCAATTTGCCTTCCAATTTGATCTCATTAGTTGGCACTagatttctcttcaacttccaGCACCTTCTTCATCTACTATAATCTAATTGCGGCTGCAATTTCCAGCACTTTCTTTCAAATTGGCAGCTGTCAAAATTACAGCTAGATTTGGCAAGTTGGTTActtatttttcctataaatagggcattATGTCCAGCCTTGAGAGATGATCAATAcacaattttatttcttctccaaTACCTTGTGTTGCTTCCTCTCGGGTATCAATTCTTTGTTGGTGTAGTGATTTCAGTTCCTATTACCAGTTTTATCCCAACCAGCAACAATAAACGATTCAAGATAAACGCAAAAATCAGAAAATAGATAGACAAAAATCACCTGAAAACAACCACACATGAACATGGAAATGTCCGTGTTCGGATTTGTAAAGAATCCTACCCACGGCAGGAGATTTTATCCCCCTAGTCCGTCCACTAGATTGAGAATGAATCAAGAGTTTCAAGCATACAACAACATCAAAGATAAAtcgaaaaaacaaaaaacagaatACAACCAAGGCGTCAGCACTCAATCCTCTTTCTCCTCTCAGATGGCAGTGAAAATCATAATCAGAGCAAAACACATGCGCGGCTAGGGTTCCTGTTCTTGTAACAGTTGCAGATGCAATGGTCAAGAGCAGTGTATACAGAGGCTGCAGCTTATGTTGCACACGGAAACGAGAAACGTGAAAAcggatatttttttaaaaaaaataaacataaatagagTTTGAAACTAGAATAGGAAAAGTTTTGAAGAAATGACACCTATGATGTATTTTCGTGCAATATAGGCCGCAGCTACAAGGGTTAAAACAAGCGGGTACACAGCATATGTACAAAATATGTGAGGACCAATGCGCAAATAAAACAATACGCAACTAACAGAAAATACACCATTTAAAACACATATTTAAAAAGCATTTTTGAGGCACAAAAACTAACAGTTGGGTTCTATTTCTTTGTTATTCAGGCCACCTTGTGTTACTTTGTAACTAGTAATACAAGAAGAGTTTGTTATTCTGTGTCAATCGTTTTGTTATTGTTCCAACTTCAATTCCTTCAGTATTTACAACATGTATGTCAACAAACACGAAGTTTTGTGGATGCTTTTACTAACCATGAAAAAATATCTGAAGATGAGAAGCAAACATGGAGAGCTGCCTTGACTAAAGCATCCAATCTATCAGGATTTGATTCCTCAAAAATTAGGTAATTCTAATTCTGTTATTTTTGGATGAATCTAATTTGCTTCTGCAGTTCTGCttatattttacttaattacAGACAATTTTTGCCAACATTATCTAATCGGTACTTTTTAGTATATAGTTTTACCTATTAGTATATAGTTTTACCTAACTTTtatctaattaaataaaagaaaaaaactataatCAGTAAGAAATGAATCTAAAATTCTAAGTTTTTATTTGCAAatgtagcgtttgttaaaatgagcaagataagggagtatcaagataagtccgCAATAGTTTTTGGGCCAAGATGATTAAGATAAAGTTGGGaagcattttaaaatatttatcaaactgtttgttaaattttttgaaatgcattaaAGGACACatacgtcattttttttttatatgtagagaccaaaatatgcttatcttgaggagaaagagagatatgcatatcttaaaaaattaagataagaagtcattaatgattttttcaataatgatcagataagcttaacaaacatgttaGAAATGATAAAAGTTCGgaatgcatttcatattttagctattttatttcatatcttaattaataaacacttcTTTAAGTGTACATTAACAGAACTTCTTTACTAgtaaataacttttttttttcttttttgtatggTTTGGTTAGTAATTCAATAGATTTTTTGAACAAcgaaacattttattttatatttattaaaagaaactCAAATCTGAGGCTTTCTTGAAAGGAAGTTTGTAAGTGCTTTTTAATGTattgaaatgtcaaaaatatcatgacaatattttattaattccacTATAATCtttgtaaataaaaatcttgaaaaaacaCAAATTCATCAgtctttttatgtgtttttcaatagattaattatataaaaattaatttaaaattaaatgactAAACAATCAATAACTTTCTTTTTCACAAACTGTACTTTTAAAAGCTTAAATTCTACAATTTACGGCTAAAAGCTCAAATTCGAATAATTAAGCTCTCCCAAACCGACTTTGTGTGAATGGTTTGCAGGGAATCTTAGGATAACGCTCTCTTGCGAGCGGCCCGCCGATGGGTTTGTAGGTCATATAAGTAGTTATATATTTCAATGAGTGGATAATATTTGTAGAAATATTTGCACCACCGTGGACCATCCTCCTCCAGAAATTTCCTGCTCCACTTGCTTGCTGTGACCCACTACGCCGCCCAATAGATTAAAAAAGTCCTAATTCAATAACTTACAtcaataattcattaatttatattaaaaagataaaaatacatatatatccgTAGCAGGAAAGTTCAAGGCAagttagggaaaaaaaataaattagaaactACCAAATCAAAACTCTTAAGCAGTTATTACTCGTCTCTTATACAGTTTTTTCCAAGGCAAATTACTCtaaatcatatattatataattacaaattagtctaaattatatattatataattacaGATATAATACAAATTCATTAATCTTGCCAACTTTGTTTGTCTTAATTGTTAATTAAGGACACACTCATGtaatttgatttcaaataaGAATAGTCTTTTTTGGATATCTGATCACTTATTCGAATTGTATAATTAGCGGTCAAATCTCGGTCCGATAAGGTTTTGAGGATTTCTTGACGGTACGAAAAGGAAAAATTTGGTAAAggaaaataatttgaaaatgacAGTCAAGAATGTCCAACTGTCCAAGTAAAGAGTTATCCAAGGTATGGGACTGCGGGACACGGTGCAAACCTGGTAATTAAGGGCGCCGACAAAGCCACCTAGGCTGCAAGAAAGCGAGTAGAGGGCCTAGAGGCACAAAACGCACGCGGGCAGAATTAAAATGCCCAAAATGGCcctccataaaggaaatttatacatgcaattATACAATATAAAAGGGGGCTTTAGTGTCATTTGCCCTTTTTTGGGTTTTTAGTTTTTACTCCTTATagccccccccaaaaaaagaaaaaaaaaagaaagaaagaaaatgccGTTCAGACAAGAGGCATGACCATTCAACCGTCCATTCAGTTCCATCAATTTTAGTAAGATCTATCttctacttcttttcttttttttttatttgaatgaaaaatgtaTATTGATCAAAAACCATGTACAAAAGGATCCTGGACATACCCAGCCGAGAACAAGGCAAGAATCGCCGACACAATTACCCCTAGCTAGATCTCATAGTGGACTAAAACATAGAGATGCATAGTAAAAATTACtttgtatacatatattttaatctttgaAATGATGCAATTTAGGCGGGGTTCTTCCTCCTCGAACACCAAGCGATTCCTAGCTGTCCAAATCTGATAAATGGTGCAGCCAGTCACATCTCTTTTAAGCTTGCTTTGCCAATCGGTACCACGAGCCTCCCTCTTGAGCTATTTGATAGCATTAGGAATGGAGGACATACCCCGAGTGATGCCCAGCCAGCCTCTGATATGTCGCCAAACATCTGCCAAGAGCTGGCACTGGAAGTACAAGTGCCTGCTGGACTCCTCCACCAAACTACAAAATGGACACATCCCCTGTTGATATCCAGAAGATTGAGCTTATCCCTTGTTAGAATTCTGTCTTTCACACACAACCAAACAATAAACGCGTGCTTTGGAATGAGGCTAGGATGCCAAACAATCGAAGCCCACATCACCCTTCTACCTTTCGGACGGAAAAACTCATAGGCTGCCGACAGGCACATGCGCATATTTTTCACCCAGCTAGACAAAAGATAGGCCGCAGCCTCCCACGAGCCCTGCGCCTGACATAGGCTGTCCCTGATCAACAAAAGCTTCTTGAACAATGCAATCCTGCTTAGTGCAGCAGAAATCCAGCAATTAAATGGCAAACCTGGGAAGGCAACCCACACTGGAACAGAGCTGATCTTCCtatcttcaaaatcaaaatcttggggcatctttttcaaaattagcgGCTTGCCTAAGACGAAAAAAGACCCTTTCAACATGATCTCCTCCCTTGCCTTTTCGTTTTCAAATCTGAATAGTAGCCACCCATTTGGGTGTGCAAAGAATAGGTATTTGACGCGCCCGGAGCTGCAAAGGTTAAAGAGGGCAGCTTTCCCTGGAAACTTGCCAACCATACTCACCAGACAGTACCCCCACGCTTGCTCTACGTCATCAACCTCATGGACCTGAAGAATCACCCGTGTGCATTGCTTCGGATACGGCATCAGTGCAAATTGCAAAGCCTTGCTTCTGCTGCCTATTGTCTTTGAAGACGTTAGTCCAAGGCGCTTTAACCTTCTCCTTACTGATAT from Diospyros lotus cultivar Yz01 chromosome 6, ASM1463336v1, whole genome shotgun sequence encodes:
- the LOC127804587 gene encoding disease resistance protein RUN1-like; its protein translation is MGASSSSTCSSFTATAKRAKYDLFVSFRGEDIGDNFRSHFCNALSPENVYFFVDDKLKRGDEIWPVLSTAIEESRISVVIFSKDHASSKWCLIELVKILECKKTNKQIVIPVFYQVDPSDVLL